A window from Photobacterium atrarenae encodes these proteins:
- a CDS encoding 3'-5' exonuclease, with translation MPQANSVVVLDFETTGLSPNLGDRAIEIGAVKLVNGEVVDTFQQLMNPGFRVSSFIESYTGITNNMLRTAPSCDEVMASFSEFIAGENLIAHNASFDKRFLDAELERINSGYSGEFACSLLVARRLIQGAPSHKLGELVRYKNIDNDGVFHRALADAQMTAKLWLLMVEDLERSGIVKPSFQFMQTVSKTAKGKVGLLLARSRA, from the coding sequence ATGCCTCAAGCAAATTCCGTGGTCGTACTCGACTTTGAAACCACTGGTCTCTCTCCTAATCTGGGTGACCGCGCAATTGAAATCGGTGCGGTTAAATTAGTCAATGGTGAGGTTGTCGATACTTTTCAGCAACTCATGAATCCTGGCTTTAGAGTGAGCTCATTCATTGAAAGTTATACCGGCATCACCAATAACATGTTACGTACAGCACCAAGCTGCGATGAGGTGATGGCATCGTTTAGCGAGTTTATTGCGGGTGAGAACCTTATCGCGCACAACGCTTCGTTCGATAAACGATTTCTAGACGCAGAGCTTGAGAGAATCAACAGTGGTTATTCAGGAGAGTTCGCTTGCTCCTTACTGGTGGCAAGACGACTGATTCAAGGTGCACCATCACACAAACTTGGTGAGCTTGTTCGCTACAAAAACATCGACAACGACGGTGTTTTTCACCGAGCATTAGCCGATGCACAAATGACAGCCAAACTTTGGCTTCTAATGGTAGAGGACTTAGAGCGATCAGGTATCGTTAAGCCAAGTTTTCAGTTTATGCAAACCGTTAGTAAAACGGCAAAAGGAAAAGTCGGCCTGCTGCTCGCTAGAAGTCGTGCTTAA
- the hyi gene encoding hydroxypyruvate isomerase, translating into MPKFAANLSMLFTEHDFLDRFEAAAKAGFDGVEYLFPYDYPAEEIKSRLADNQLQQVLFNLPAGDWAAGDRGIAVDPARVEAFRDGVPKAIEYAKALGCTQVNCLAGIVPDGVSEQQAHATLVDNLRFAAQALEAEGIRLVIEAINTRDIPGFFLNTTAQGKAIIAEVGSANLSLQYDIYHMQIMEGDLAVTLQENLGQIAHVQLADNPGRHEPGTGEINYPFVLSHLDLLGYTGWVGCEYKPKTTTLEGLNWLNQYR; encoded by the coding sequence ATGCCAAAATTTGCTGCAAATCTATCCATGCTTTTTACCGAACACGACTTTCTGGATCGCTTTGAAGCGGCGGCGAAAGCCGGGTTTGACGGGGTGGAATACCTGTTTCCGTACGACTATCCGGCGGAGGAAATCAAATCCCGCCTGGCTGACAATCAACTTCAGCAAGTGTTGTTTAACCTGCCGGCCGGTGATTGGGCAGCCGGGGATCGCGGCATCGCTGTTGATCCGGCTCGGGTTGAAGCATTCCGTGACGGTGTGCCGAAAGCAATTGAATACGCCAAGGCGCTGGGCTGTACCCAGGTGAACTGTCTGGCCGGGATTGTGCCGGATGGCGTCTCTGAACAACAGGCTCATGCGACCCTGGTCGACAACCTGCGCTTTGCGGCTCAGGCCCTGGAAGCCGAAGGGATCCGTCTGGTGATTGAAGCCATCAATACCCGCGATATTCCGGGTTTCTTCCTCAACACCACGGCGCAGGGCAAGGCGATTATTGCGGAAGTCGGCAGTGCGAACCTGTCGCTGCAATACGACATCTACCACATGCAAATCATGGAGGGGGATCTGGCGGTCACCCTACAGGAGAATCTGGGCCAGATTGCCCACGTCCAGCTGGCCGACAATCCGGGTCGTCATGAGCCGGGCACCGGTGAAATCAATTATCCGTTTGTACTGAGCCATCTCGATTTGCTCGGATATACCGGTTGGGTCGGCTGCGAGTACAAACCGAAAACCACCACGCTGGAAGGGTTGAACTGGCTGAATCAGTACCGCTAA
- a CDS encoding 2-hydroxy-3-oxopropionate reductase, with translation MYQKQISNERVEIQARSRRESMKIAFIGTGIMGKPMAQNLQKAGHTIVLSDHFVKPPEALVSGGALVCRNPSEATKLADVVILMVPNTPQVQEVLFGDNGVEHGIQASGNAASKLVIDMSSIAPIPTKEFAARIKESGAQYLDAPVSGGEVGAINGTLSIMVGGDQSAFDQAYPLFEILGQNITLVGENGAGQTCKVANQIIVALNIEAVSEALVFASKAGADPARVREALLGGFASSKILEVHGERMVKGTFDPGFRISLHQKDLDLALNGAEALGVSLPNTETAQALFDECVALGGENWDHSALVKAIEKRAGHSIRD, from the coding sequence ATGTATCAAAAACAGATTTCAAATGAACGAGTTGAAATACAAGCAAGATCAAGGAGAGAAAGCATGAAAATCGCATTTATCGGCACCGGGATCATGGGCAAACCTATGGCGCAGAACCTGCAAAAGGCCGGGCATACCATTGTCCTGTCGGATCATTTCGTCAAGCCGCCGGAAGCGCTGGTGAGCGGTGGTGCTTTAGTGTGCCGCAACCCCAGTGAAGCAACCAAACTGGCGGATGTGGTGATCCTGATGGTACCGAACACACCTCAGGTACAGGAAGTGCTGTTCGGTGACAATGGCGTCGAGCACGGCATCCAGGCCAGCGGCAATGCGGCCAGCAAGCTGGTGATCGATATGAGTTCGATTGCGCCGATCCCGACCAAGGAATTTGCCGCACGGATCAAAGAAAGTGGTGCGCAGTACCTGGATGCGCCGGTCTCCGGCGGTGAAGTCGGAGCGATCAATGGCACCCTGAGTATCATGGTTGGCGGCGATCAGTCAGCGTTCGATCAAGCGTACCCGCTGTTTGAAATCCTGGGCCAGAATATCACCCTGGTGGGAGAAAACGGCGCCGGACAAACCTGTAAAGTGGCGAACCAGATCATCGTGGCGCTGAACATCGAAGCGGTGTCGGAAGCCCTGGTATTTGCTTCGAAAGCAGGTGCCGATCCGGCGCGGGTGCGCGAAGCACTGCTGGGTGGTTTTGCCAGCTCGAAAATCCTTGAAGTCCACGGTGAGCGTATGGTGAAAGGCACCTTTGATCCGGGCTTCAGAATTTCGCTGCACCAGAAAGATCTGGACTTGGCCCTGAACGGCGCTGAAGCGCTGGGCGTGTCGCTGCCAAACACGGAAACGGCGCAGGCATTGTTTGATGAGTGTGTCGCCCTCGGCGGCGAAAACTGGGACCACTCGGCCCTGGTGAAAGCCATTGAAAAACGGGCGGGTCACTCGATCCGGGACTGA
- a CDS encoding carbohydrate-binding protein, translating into MKKHVIAIAVSLSIPLVAHAMEPWNKDTVYNSGDLVTHHGESFVSSHWTQGTEPVVNDISWDGWIHINADTIDNYEHETPYAGGSVVNFEGDIYLAKWWVQGEYPSKSGTWRLLDDLEPSPDPDPDPDPDLDPKSPEAIVGVDKDNNGVRDSYEVAVTEAYQNPQIVQLAINLGLEYTDINEIALDKSIQLSVEDATKKYNEILVLEECAEELLKTGVIEMTPLELHTDTLYRALTYRNGKERIFEQMEHDLDAILTIEQPCVGKMAEEAVK; encoded by the coding sequence ATGAAGAAACATGTTATTGCAATAGCGGTTAGTTTAAGTATCCCACTGGTAGCACATGCGATGGAGCCATGGAATAAAGATACTGTTTACAATTCGGGTGACCTAGTCACTCACCATGGAGAGTCATTTGTATCTTCTCATTGGACACAAGGAACTGAGCCAGTAGTAAATGATATCTCTTGGGATGGTTGGATTCACATCAATGCAGATACGATTGACAACTATGAGCATGAAACACCTTATGCAGGTGGTTCAGTCGTGAACTTTGAAGGAGATATTTACCTAGCTAAATGGTGGGTTCAAGGAGAATATCCTTCTAAGTCTGGCACTTGGCGTTTACTCGATGATTTAGAACCATCTCCAGACCCAGACCCAGACCCAGACCCAGATTTAGACCCTAAATCCCCTGAGGCAATTGTGGGAGTGGATAAAGATAACAATGGAGTTCGTGATAGTTATGAAGTGGCTGTAACAGAGGCGTATCAAAACCCCCAAATTGTTCAGCTGGCCATTAACCTAGGTCTTGAGTATACCGATATCAATGAAATTGCGCTTGATAAATCCATCCAGTTGTCAGTTGAGGATGCGACTAAAAAGTACAACGAAATTTTGGTTTTGGAAGAGTGTGCTGAGGAGTTGCTGAAAACAGGTGTTATTGAAATGACGCCACTAGAGCTGCATACCGATACCTTGTACAGAGCGTTAACCTACCGAAATGGTAAAGAGCGTATTTTCGAGCAGATGGAGCACGATCTTGATGCGATTTTGACGATTGAGCAACCGTGTGTAGGCAAAATGGCAGAGGAGGCGGTTAAATGA
- the gcl gene encoding glyoxylate carboligase, which produces MAKMKAIEAAIEVLKREGVDIAFGVPGAAINPMYAAMKKLGGIDHVLARHVEGASHMAEGYTRSAPGNIGVCIGTSGPAGTDMITGMYSASADSIPILCITGQAPRARLHKEDFQAVDIESIAKPVTKWATTVLEPAQVPRAFQQAFHLMRSGRPGPVLIDLPLDVQLAEIEFDIDSYAPLEAYKPKATRAQVEKALSMMNASAKPVIVAGGGIINADASELLQQFAEITGVPVIPTLMGWGTIPDDHELMAGMVGLQTAHRYGNESLLSSDFVIGIGNRWANRHTGSLDVYTEGRQFVHIDIEPTQIGRVFCPDLGIVSDAKAALELLVDVAREWRDAGRLADRSQWVGECQARKSTMLRKTHFDDAPIKPMRVYEEMNKAFGRETCYVSTIGLSQIAAAQFLHVYQPRHWINCGQAGPLGWTTPAALGVKASDPSRDVVAISGDYDFQFMIEELAVGAQFNLPYIHVLVNNSYLGLIRQAQRQFDIDYCVQLAFENQNAPELNGYGVDHVTVVEGLGCKAIRVTDPDQLQAAFAEARELMSQYRVPVVVEVILERVTNIAMGVEINAINEFEPLAESIADAPTALAHLGEGQS; this is translated from the coding sequence ATGGCTAAGATGAAAGCAATCGAAGCTGCGATTGAAGTGCTGAAGCGCGAAGGTGTGGATATCGCCTTTGGGGTGCCTGGTGCGGCGATTAACCCGATGTATGCGGCGATGAAAAAGCTGGGCGGGATCGACCACGTGCTGGCCCGTCACGTGGAAGGGGCGTCACATATGGCCGAAGGCTATACCCGCTCTGCGCCGGGAAATATCGGGGTGTGTATCGGCACATCCGGCCCGGCTGGCACTGACATGATCACCGGGATGTACTCGGCCTCGGCAGATTCCATCCCAATTCTGTGTATTACCGGCCAGGCGCCGCGTGCCCGTCTGCACAAAGAGGATTTTCAGGCGGTCGATATTGAGTCCATTGCCAAGCCGGTGACTAAGTGGGCGACTACGGTGCTGGAGCCGGCGCAGGTGCCACGCGCATTTCAGCAGGCGTTTCATCTGATGCGCTCTGGCCGCCCTGGTCCGGTGCTGATCGATTTGCCGCTGGATGTCCAACTGGCGGAGATCGAGTTTGATATCGACAGCTATGCGCCGCTGGAAGCGTATAAGCCCAAAGCGACCCGCGCTCAGGTAGAGAAGGCCCTGAGCATGATGAATGCGTCTGCTAAACCGGTGATTGTGGCCGGGGGCGGCATCATCAATGCGGATGCTTCTGAGCTGTTGCAGCAATTTGCGGAAATTACCGGGGTGCCGGTGATCCCGACGCTCATGGGTTGGGGCACGATTCCGGATGATCATGAGCTGATGGCAGGCATGGTCGGCTTGCAGACCGCGCACCGTTACGGCAATGAGTCCCTGCTGAGCTCCGACTTCGTGATCGGGATCGGTAACCGCTGGGCTAATCGCCATACCGGCTCGCTGGATGTGTACACCGAAGGGCGCCAGTTTGTTCACATTGATATCGAACCAACTCAGATTGGCCGCGTGTTCTGCCCGGATCTGGGAATTGTTTCCGATGCCAAAGCTGCGTTAGAGCTGCTGGTGGACGTCGCCCGTGAATGGCGTGATGCCGGAAGACTGGCCGATCGCAGCCAGTGGGTCGGGGAGTGCCAGGCGCGTAAATCAACGATGTTGCGAAAAACCCACTTTGATGATGCGCCAATCAAACCGATGCGCGTGTATGAAGAGATGAACAAGGCGTTTGGCCGTGAGACCTGCTACGTCAGCACCATCGGTCTGTCGCAGATCGCGGCTGCCCAGTTCCTGCATGTTTATCAGCCGCGTCACTGGATCAACTGTGGCCAGGCGGGCCCGTTGGGCTGGACGACGCCGGCGGCACTGGGCGTCAAGGCGTCTGATCCGAGCCGCGACGTGGTGGCAATCTCCGGCGATTATGACTTCCAGTTCATGATCGAAGAGCTGGCGGTCGGGGCGCAGTTCAACCTGCCGTACATCCACGTGCTGGTGAACAACTCGTACCTGGGTCTGATCCGCCAGGCGCAGCGTCAGTTTGATATCGACTACTGTGTCCAGCTGGCCTTTGAAAACCAGAATGCACCAGAACTGAACGGCTACGGGGTCGACCATGTCACCGTGGTGGAAGGCTTGGGCTGTAAGGCGATTCGCGTCACCGATCCGGACCAGCTTCAGGCCGCATTTGCCGAAGCGCGCGAGTTGATGAGCCAGTACCGGGTGCCGGTGGTGGTGGAAGTGATTCTGGAGCGGGTCACCAACATCGCGATGGGCGTTGAAATCAATGCCATCAATGAGTTCGAGCCGCTAGCCGAGAGTATCGCCGATGCCCCGACTGCGCTGGCACATCTGGGAGAAGGGCAGTCTTAA
- a CDS encoding KTSC domain-containing protein: MKYIGYSRISNILDIKFKYGGGYRYFDVPVGTWEDFFDSTSHGTYFNEVIRNKFSYEKIEP, encoded by the coding sequence ATCAAATATATTGGCTATTCAAGAATCAGCAATATCCTCGATATTAAGTTTAAGTATGGTGGCGGCTATCGGTACTTCGACGTGCCAGTTGGTACTTGGGAAGATTTTTTCGATTCAACAAGTCATGGTACATACTTCAATGAGGTCATTAGAAATAAATTCTCTTATGAAAAAATAGAACCTTAA
- a CDS encoding M28 family metallopeptidase: MKNTTTLLAFLVSAVCTQAYAEDKVWISIGSDASETVKSVMQSNARAILPESLASSGPVWVGQVDSSQLAELSHHMHEDHQRCGGYMVHSSAESAIAASNIPQSLAAFPIPDISQQDTVNAWLPQVSSQAITGTIRSLTSFMNRFYTTTSGAQASDWLANEWRSLSASLPNASVQQVSHFGYNQKSVVLTITGSEKPDEWIVLGGHLDSTIGSHTNEQSVAPGADDDASGIASVTEIIRVLAENNFQPKRSIAFMAYAAEEVGLRGSQDLANQYKAEGKKVISALQLDMTNYKGSVEDIVFITDYTDSNLTTFLSQLVDEYLPSLTYGFDTCGYACSDHASWHKAGFSAAMPFESKFNDYNPMIHTMNDTLENSDPTGSHALKFTKLGLAYAIEMASAVGDTPPPTGNVLTDGVPVSGLSGTTGSQVRYSFELPAQKTLKISTSGGSGDVDLYVAQGSEVSKQNWDCRPYRNGNNETCTFTGATPGTYSILLDGYRQFSGVTLEASTQ, from the coding sequence ATGAAAAACACAACAACGTTATTGGCTTTTCTCGTGTCAGCGGTTTGCACCCAAGCTTATGCGGAAGACAAAGTCTGGATTTCCATTGGGTCCGATGCCAGCGAGACCGTGAAATCCGTGATGCAATCCAACGCGCGCGCTATATTGCCGGAGTCTTTGGCCAGCAGTGGACCGGTGTGGGTTGGACAGGTGGATTCCAGCCAATTGGCTGAGTTATCGCATCACATGCATGAAGACCATCAGCGCTGCGGCGGTTATATGGTCCACTCATCCGCAGAAAGTGCCATTGCAGCCAGCAACATCCCGCAGTCACTTGCTGCTTTTCCGATCCCGGACATCAGCCAGCAAGACACAGTCAACGCTTGGTTACCTCAGGTCAGTTCACAAGCCATTACCGGGACAATCAGGTCACTGACCAGCTTCATGAACCGTTTTTATACCACCACTTCTGGCGCGCAAGCATCCGACTGGCTGGCCAATGAATGGCGTTCACTGAGCGCTTCTTTGCCCAATGCCAGCGTTCAACAAGTGTCGCACTTTGGGTACAACCAGAAATCCGTCGTCTTGACGATCACGGGTTCAGAAAAACCAGATGAGTGGATCGTCTTGGGGGGCCATCTGGATTCCACCATTGGCTCTCATACCAATGAGCAGAGTGTTGCGCCCGGCGCAGATGACGATGCCTCAGGGATTGCCAGCGTGACTGAAATTATTCGTGTGCTGGCGGAAAACAATTTCCAGCCGAAACGCAGTATTGCCTTTATGGCTTATGCCGCGGAAGAAGTGGGATTACGTGGCTCCCAGGATCTGGCCAACCAATACAAAGCCGAAGGTAAAAAAGTCATTTCAGCCTTACAGCTGGATATGACCAACTACAAAGGATCGGTGGAAGATATTGTCTTTATCACCGATTACACGGACAGCAATCTGACCACCTTCCTGAGTCAACTGGTGGATGAGTATTTGCCAAGCTTAACCTACGGATTTGATACCTGTGGTTATGCCTGCTCAGATCACGCCTCCTGGCATAAAGCGGGTTTCTCGGCAGCCATGCCATTTGAATCCAAATTCAATGACTATAACCCGATGATCCATACGATGAACGACACGCTGGAGAACTCGGATCCCACCGGTTCACATGCGCTGAAGTTCACCAAACTGGGTCTCGCCTACGCTATTGAAATGGCGAGTGCTGTCGGCGACACCCCACCACCAACAGGCAATGTGTTGACTGACGGTGTCCCGGTCAGCGGTTTGTCCGGGACAACGGGCAGCCAGGTTCGTTATAGTTTCGAACTGCCGGCGCAGAAAACACTGAAAATCAGCACCTCCGGCGGGTCGGGTGATGTTGATCTGTATGTCGCACAAGGCTCAGAGGTCAGCAAACAGAACTGGGATTGCCGCCCTTACCGAAATGGCAATAACGAAACCTGTACCTTTACCGGAGCCACACCGGGGACATACTCCATTTTGCTTGATGGCTATCGCCAATTCTCGGGCGTCACCCTTGAGGCGTCGACCCAATAG
- a CDS encoding glycerate kinase type-2 family protein, with protein MDIDAKHVLRTLFDSAVKQALPQGHMASFLPEDLFTQARQKGGRTVIIGAGKAAASMAQELERIWQYETAKQASIQPELTDSTKIPELEGLVVTRYGHTVSCEMIEVIEASHPVPDEMGMAVGERVLELAAGLSEADTLICLISGGGSALLSLPAPGISLAEKQALNKALLRSGAAIDEMNCVRKHLSALKGGRLAKLAYPAQVITLAISDVPGDDLSVIASGPTVPDSTTRFDALAVLERYQIDVPPAAHQWLNQPASETVKPDDPCWTRCQNHLIATPQMALEAAAAEAQGMGIPAYILSDCVEGEARDVAKVHAALARQVVTHQQPFQAPCVLISGGETTVTVKGEGRGGRNCEFLLSLLNELKGQPRVFAIAADTDGIDGVEDNAGAWITPETWAQAQSKGLKAQDYLDNNNSYAFFEQTDSLVFTGPTLTNVNDFRALLIL; from the coding sequence ATGGACATCGATGCGAAACATGTTTTGCGAACTCTGTTCGACAGCGCGGTAAAACAAGCGCTGCCGCAAGGGCACATGGCTTCATTTCTGCCGGAGGATCTGTTTACCCAGGCGCGCCAAAAGGGCGGGCGAACTGTCATCATTGGTGCCGGGAAAGCTGCGGCGTCTATGGCGCAGGAGCTGGAGCGGATCTGGCAGTATGAAACCGCCAAGCAGGCCAGCATCCAGCCGGAGCTAACAGATTCGACGAAAATCCCTGAGCTGGAAGGGCTGGTGGTGACCCGCTACGGTCATACTGTGTCCTGCGAGATGATTGAAGTGATTGAAGCGTCGCATCCGGTGCCGGATGAAATGGGGATGGCTGTCGGCGAACGGGTGCTGGAACTGGCAGCCGGGCTGAGTGAAGCCGATACCCTGATTTGTCTGATTTCCGGTGGCGGCTCGGCCCTGCTGAGTCTACCGGCCCCGGGGATCTCCCTGGCCGAGAAACAGGCCCTCAATAAAGCACTGCTCCGCTCCGGTGCCGCCATTGATGAAATGAACTGCGTGCGCAAACACCTGTCAGCGCTGAAAGGGGGACGGCTGGCAAAACTGGCATATCCGGCCCAGGTGATCACGCTGGCCATTTCGGATGTGCCGGGAGACGATCTGAGCGTGATCGCTTCCGGCCCGACCGTGCCGGACAGCACCACCCGGTTTGATGCTCTGGCAGTTCTCGAACGCTATCAGATTGACGTGCCGCCTGCGGCGCACCAGTGGCTCAATCAGCCCGCATCGGAAACCGTGAAACCGGACGATCCGTGCTGGACGCGTTGCCAGAACCACTTAATCGCGACCCCGCAAATGGCGCTGGAAGCAGCGGCTGCCGAAGCGCAGGGCATGGGGATCCCGGCTTATATCCTCAGTGACTGTGTCGAAGGGGAAGCCCGGGACGTGGCCAAGGTTCATGCTGCGCTGGCGCGCCAGGTGGTGACGCATCAACAGCCGTTTCAGGCACCTTGTGTGCTGATTTCCGGCGGTGAAACCACCGTGACCGTGAAAGGGGAAGGGCGCGGTGGCCGCAATTGTGAATTCCTGCTGAGTCTGCTCAACGAACTGAAAGGGCAGCCGCGGGTGTTCGCCATTGCCGCAGATACCGACGGCATTGATGGGGTGGAAGATAACGCCGGGGCTTGGATTACCCCGGAAACCTGGGCGCAGGCTCAGTCGAAAGGCTTAAAAGCGCAGGATTACCTGGATAACAACAACAGCTACGCCTTTTTCGAGCAGACCGACAGCCTGGTCTTTACCGGGCCGACGCTGACTAATGTGAACGACTTCCGCGCCCTATTGATCCTGTAA
- a CDS encoding 8-oxoguanine deaminase, producing METIWIKHPLAVYTGTADDARGGIVVRGDQIIELLALNQTPATPVDYTVDASRHVVTPGLVNAHHHFYQTLTRAYPDALNKELFHWLKSLYPVWANLDAEMMQVATELALVELMLSGCTTASDHHYLLPNGLEHAIDLQVETAQKLGVRAIFTRGSMSLGEDDGGLPPRHTIQTEQAILDDSTRLIRDYHQTHDGAMTQIALAPCSPFSVTTDLMKETAYLGEQHQVMLHTHLCETLDEEDFCLDQFGMRPVDYLEEVGWLNDRTWLAHGIHFNKQEIQRLGKAGVGICHCPTSNMMLASGICKNRDLEAAGVKVGLGVDGSASNDGSNLIAEVRMAMYLQRLQYGSASVTHFDALRWATSGSARAMGRTDIGTLAVGKQADLAMFTLDDIRFSGSHDPLAALILCGAQQADRVMVAGKWRVYDGAVSGVDMEQLLHRHRAAAKRLAQKARDSIR from the coding sequence ATGGAAACCATCTGGATTAAACATCCACTCGCTGTTTACACCGGCACCGCTGATGATGCCCGAGGCGGCATCGTGGTCCGGGGCGATCAAATTATTGAACTGCTTGCCCTGAACCAGACCCCGGCCACGCCCGTCGACTATACGGTGGACGCTTCGCGCCATGTCGTCACCCCCGGACTGGTCAATGCCCACCACCACTTCTATCAGACCCTGACCCGAGCATATCCGGATGCGCTCAACAAGGAGCTGTTTCACTGGCTCAAAAGCCTGTATCCGGTCTGGGCCAATCTTGATGCCGAAATGATGCAGGTCGCGACCGAGTTGGCGCTGGTTGAGCTGATGCTGTCGGGCTGTACCACGGCATCCGATCACCACTACCTGCTACCCAACGGCCTGGAACACGCCATTGACTTGCAGGTCGAAACCGCGCAAAAGCTTGGCGTCCGTGCTATTTTCACCCGCGGCTCGATGAGCCTGGGCGAAGACGACGGCGGCCTGCCGCCACGGCACACCATTCAGACCGAGCAGGCCATTCTGGATGACAGTACCCGGCTGATCCGCGACTATCACCAGACCCATGACGGTGCGATGACCCAAATCGCGCTGGCGCCGTGCTCGCCGTTTTCCGTCACCACGGATCTGATGAAAGAAACCGCCTACCTCGGCGAGCAGCACCAGGTAATGCTGCACACCCATTTATGTGAAACCCTGGATGAAGAAGACTTCTGCCTCGACCAATTCGGCATGCGCCCGGTCGACTACCTGGAAGAAGTCGGCTGGCTCAACGATCGCACCTGGCTGGCGCACGGCATCCACTTCAACAAGCAGGAAATCCAACGTCTGGGTAAAGCGGGCGTCGGGATCTGTCACTGTCCGACCTCCAACATGATGCTGGCTTCCGGGATCTGCAAAAACCGTGACCTGGAAGCTGCCGGGGTGAAAGTCGGTCTCGGCGTCGATGGCTCCGCCTCCAACGACGGCTCCAACCTGATCGCCGAAGTCCGCATGGCCATGTACCTGCAACGGCTGCAATACGGCTCTGCCAGCGTGACTCATTTTGATGCCCTACGCTGGGCAACATCCGGCTCGGCCCGGGCGATGGGACGCACCGACATCGGCACCCTTGCCGTCGGCAAGCAAGCTGATTTAGCGATGTTTACCTTAGATGACATCCGGTTCTCCGGCAGCCACGATCCGCTGGCCGCGTTGATCCTCTGCGGCGCACAACAAGCCGACCGGGTGATGGTTGCCGGCAAATGGCGAGTCTACGACGGGGCTGTTTCAGGGGTTGATATGGAGCAACTCCTGCACCGCCACCGCGCCGCCGCAAAACGCCTGGCACAAAAAGCGAGGGACAGCATTCGCTGA
- a CDS encoding TetR/AcrR family transcriptional regulator: protein MTRIRQKNQAHIIQVASEQFATHGYSATKIVDIAKAAEIPKPNVFYYFSSKDKLYFAVLETVTKPLLAASRPIEALDDPIEALTRYIQTKLMISRDHPHASRVFASEVMSGGQSLPEDIRAELFQQSQMIMDKFATWSEQGLMDPVPPHHLMFMIWSATQTYADFSWQICNVMQKEALSHQDYDDAARFLTQLVIKGCGVKSHI from the coding sequence ATGACTCGGATCAGGCAAAAAAATCAGGCGCATATTATTCAGGTTGCCAGCGAGCAGTTTGCAACCCACGGCTACTCCGCGACCAAAATTGTCGATATCGCCAAAGCGGCAGAGATCCCCAAGCCCAATGTCTTTTACTACTTCAGCTCGAAAGACAAGCTCTACTTTGCGGTGCTGGAAACCGTCACCAAGCCGTTGCTGGCGGCCTCGCGTCCGATTGAGGCGCTGGATGATCCAATCGAGGCATTAACCCGCTATATCCAGACCAAACTGATGATTTCCAGGGATCATCCCCACGCGTCACGGGTATTCGCGAGCGAAGTGATGTCGGGCGGTCAGTCGCTGCCGGAAGACATCCGTGCAGAGCTGTTTCAGCAGTCCCAGATGATCATGGACAAATTCGCCACCTGGAGCGAGCAGGGGCTGATGGACCCGGTGCCACCGCACCACCTGATGTTTATGATCTGGTCCGCCACCCAAACCTATGCCGATTTCAGCTGGCAGATCTGTAACGTGATGCAAAAAGAAGCCCTCAGCCACCAGGACTACGATGACGCCGCCCGGTTCCTGACCCAACTGGTGATCAAGGGATGTGGGGTGAAGAGTCATATTTAG